One uncultured Jannaschia sp. DNA segment encodes these proteins:
- the gyrB gene encoding DNA topoisomerase (ATP-hydrolyzing) subunit B produces MADAAPTPEEYGADSIKVLKGLEAVRKRPGMYIGDTDDGSGLHHMVYEVVDNGIDEALAGHATEVSVKIHADSSVSVKDNGRGIPVGLHEEEGVSAAEVIMTQLHAGGKFDQNSYKVSGGLHGVGVSVVNALSDWLELRVWRDGKEHVARFEHGDTVEHLKVVGDATETGTEVRFMASLDTFSNLDYLFATLEKRLRELAFLNSGVKIVLEDERPADPLRTELFYEGGVREFVKYLDRSKSAVMPEPIYMEGERDGIGVEVAMWWNDSYHETVLPFTNNIPQRDGGTHLAGLRGALTRTINLYAQSSGIAKKEKINFTGDDAREGLTCVLSVKVPDPKFSSQTKDKLVSSEVRPAVENLVNEKLAEWFEENPQIAREVVGKIIEAALAREAARKARELTRRKTAMDVASLPGKLADCQEKDPSKAELFLVEGDSAGGSAKQGRSRQNQAVLPLRGKILNVERARFDRMLGSQEIGTLITAMGTGIGRDEFNMGKLRYHKIVIMTDADVDGAHIRTLLLTFFYRQMPEIIEQGHLYIAQPPLFKVGRGKSEVYLKDQTALEDYLVQQGTDGAVLRLPSGEEIAGRDLDRVVQASRVFKRILDAFPTHYPRHILEQAALAGAFDAEGLSDLQGVADRVAARLDQVAEEYERGWTGRITQDHGIRLARVLRGVEEVRTLDGAVLRSGEARKLAQAAGATEGTYRAPGRLVRKDRENIVHGPTDLLEAVMAEGEKGLSLQRYKGLGEMNPDQLWETTLDPEARTLLQVKIDDMTEADDVFTKLMGDVVEPRRAFIQENALSVENLDF; encoded by the coding sequence ATGGCTGACGCAGCCCCCACGCCCGAGGAATACGGTGCGGATTCCATCAAGGTTCTCAAGGGCCTGGAGGCCGTACGCAAGCGGCCGGGCATGTATATCGGCGACACCGATGACGGGTCCGGTCTGCACCACATGGTCTACGAAGTCGTGGACAACGGCATCGACGAGGCGCTGGCCGGTCACGCGACCGAGGTGAGCGTCAAGATTCATGCCGATTCCAGCGTCTCTGTGAAGGATAACGGGCGCGGCATTCCGGTCGGCCTGCACGAGGAAGAGGGCGTCTCGGCGGCCGAGGTCATCATGACCCAGCTCCATGCGGGCGGGAAGTTCGACCAGAACAGTTACAAGGTTTCGGGCGGCCTGCACGGCGTCGGCGTCTCGGTGGTCAACGCGCTGAGCGACTGGCTGGAGCTGCGGGTCTGGCGCGACGGCAAGGAGCATGTCGCCCGGTTCGAACATGGCGACACGGTCGAACACCTGAAGGTCGTGGGCGACGCGACCGAAACCGGGACCGAAGTGCGCTTCATGGCCTCGCTCGATACCTTCTCGAACCTCGATTACCTCTTCGCGACGCTGGAGAAGCGCCTGCGCGAGCTGGCCTTCCTCAATTCCGGCGTGAAGATCGTGCTCGAGGACGAGCGTCCGGCCGACCCCTTGCGCACCGAGCTCTTCTACGAGGGCGGCGTGCGGGAGTTCGTCAAGTATCTCGACCGCTCGAAAAGCGCCGTCATGCCCGAGCCGATCTACATGGAGGGCGAGCGCGACGGCATCGGCGTCGAGGTCGCGATGTGGTGGAACGACAGCTACCACGAGACGGTCCTGCCCTTCACCAACAACATCCCCCAGCGCGACGGCGGCACCCATCTGGCGGGCCTGCGCGGCGCGCTGACGCGGACGATCAATCTCTATGCGCAATCCTCCGGGATCGCGAAGAAGGAGAAGATCAACTTCACCGGCGACGACGCTCGCGAGGGGCTGACCTGCGTGCTGTCGGTCAAGGTGCCCGACCCGAAATTCTCGAGCCAGACGAAGGACAAGCTCGTCTCGTCCGAGGTGCGGCCCGCGGTCGAGAACCTCGTGAACGAGAAGCTCGCCGAGTGGTTCGAGGAGAACCCCCAGATCGCGCGCGAGGTCGTGGGCAAGATCATCGAGGCCGCCCTCGCCCGCGAGGCGGCGCGCAAGGCGCGCGAGCTGACCCGGCGCAAGACCGCGATGGACGTGGCGTCGCTGCCCGGCAAGCTGGCCGACTGCCAAGAGAAGGACCCGTCCAAGGCCGAGCTGTTCCTCGTCGAGGGCGACAGCGCCGGCGGATCGGCCAAGCAGGGTCGATCGCGCCAGAACCAGGCCGTGCTGCCGCTCCGAGGCAAGATCCTCAACGTCGAACGCGCGCGCTTCGACCGGATGCTCGGCAGCCAGGAGATCGGCACGCTGATCACCGCGATGGGCACGGGCATCGGGCGCGACGAGTTCAACATGGGCAAGCTGCGCTACCACAAGATCGTCATCATGACCGATGCGGACGTGGACGGCGCGCATATCCGCACGCTGCTGCTCACGTTTTTCTACCGCCAGATGCCCGAGATCATCGAGCAGGGGCATCTCTACATCGCGCAGCCGCCGCTCTTCAAAGTCGGGCGCGGCAAGTCCGAGGTCTATCTCAAGGATCAGACCGCGCTGGAGGATTACCTCGTTCAGCAGGGCACCGACGGCGCGGTGCTTCGCCTGCCCTCGGGTGAGGAGATCGCGGGCCGCGACCTCGACCGCGTCGTGCAGGCGAGCCGGGTGTTCAAGCGCATCCTCGACGCCTTCCCGACCCACTACCCGCGCCACATCCTCGAACAGGCGGCGCTGGCCGGGGCCTTCGACGCCGAGGGCCTGTCGGACCTGCAAGGCGTCGCGGACCGCGTGGCCGCCCGGCTGGACCAGGTGGCCGAAGAATACGAGCGGGGCTGGACGGGGCGCATCACCCAGGATCACGGCATCCGGTTGGCCCGCGTCTTGCGCGGTGTCGAAGAGGTACGAACGCTTGACGGCGCAGTCCTGCGCTCGGGCGAGGCGCGCAAGCTGGCGCAGGCCGCTGGCGCGACCGAAGGCACCTATCGCGCACCGGGCCGACTGGTCCGCAAGGATCGCGAGAACATCGTGCACGGGCCGACGGATCTGCTTGAGGCCGTAATGGCCGAGGGCGAGAAGGGCCTGAGCCTCCAGCGCTACAAGGGTCTGGGCGAGATGAATCCCGACCAGCTCTGGGAGACGACGCTCGACCCCGAGGCGCGAACGCTCCTGCAGGTCAAGATCGACGACATGACCGAGGCCGACGACGTGTTCACCAAGCTGATGGGCGACGTGGTCGAGCCGCGCCGCGCCTTCATCCAGGAGAACGCGCTCTCGGTCGAGAATCTCGATTTCTGA